In one Chitinophaga sancti genomic region, the following are encoded:
- a CDS encoding DUF1579 domain-containing protein: protein MKRLLLICFPILAAAPIFAQDQGAQKAWMDYMTPGEIHQMLAHSNGTWTYETTFWMAPGAPPSKSTGVTENKMILGGRYQESVHKGNMEGMEFEGHGLLAYDNGKKIFQNAWVDNMGTGIMMLEGTWNDATHALTLTGKAYDPMAGKDIEMKEVITIQDDDHHTMEMYYTGKDGKEVKSMEIHLTRKK from the coding sequence ATGAAACGTCTGTTGCTAATTTGCTTTCCCATCCTCGCCGCCGCCCCCATCTTTGCACAAGATCAGGGCGCCCAGAAAGCCTGGATGGACTATATGACCCCGGGGGAAATTCACCAGATGCTCGCCCACTCCAACGGCACCTGGACCTACGAAACGACCTTCTGGATGGCCCCCGGCGCCCCACCCTCCAAATCTACCGGCGTCACCGAAAATAAAATGATCCTCGGCGGCCGGTACCAGGAATCCGTACACAAAGGAAATATGGAAGGCATGGAATTCGAAGGCCATGGCCTCCTCGCCTACGACAACGGCAAAAAGATCTTCCAGAATGCATGGGTAGACAACATGGGCACCGGTATCATGATGCTCGAAGGTACCTGGAACGATGCCACACACGCCCTCACCCTCACCGGCAAAGCATATGACCCCATGGCAGGAAAAGATATCGAAATGAAAGAAGTCATTACCATCCAGGACGATGACCACCATACAATGGAAATGTACTACACCGGCAAAGACGGGAAAGAAGTCAAAAGCATGGAAATTCACCTGACAAGAAAGAAGTAA
- the rpoB gene encoding DNA-directed RNA polymerase subunit beta — protein MSLKKAQTSERINFGKIKQVTETPDLLAIQIQSFKDFFQLETTPDKRNNEGLFKVFKENFPITDTRNIFNLEFLDYFVDPPRYTIEECIERGLTYSVPLKAKLRLSCNDEEHVDFQTIVQDVFLGNIPYMTPRGTFVINGAERVVVSQLHRSPGVFFGQSIHPNGTKIYSARVIPFKGAWMEFATDINNVMYAYIDRKKKFPVTTLLRAIGYETDKDILQLFGMADEVKADKKSLDKYAGKKLGARVLRSWVEDFVDEDTGEVVSIERNEIVLERDSILDEANIETIVDMGVKSVFVQKEEVSGDFSIIYNTLNKDTSNSELEAVQHIYRQLRGADAPDDETARGIIDKLFFSDKRYDLGDVGRYKINRKLGLPTPLDMKVLTKEDIIAIIKYLVQLTNSKAEIDDIDHLSNRRVRTVGEQLYAQFGVGLARMARTIRERMNVRDNEVFTPVDLINARTLSSVINSFFGTSQLSQFLDQTNPLSEITHKRRISALGPGGLSRERAGFEVRDVHYSHYGRLCTIETPEGPNIGLISTLCVHAKVNDMGFIETPYRKVKNGKVDMDAVKFLSAEEEDSVKIAQANAPLDEVGNFINDKVKSRETGDFPILDREEVEYMDVAPNQIVGLSASLIPFLEHDDANRALMGSNMQRQAVPLINPQVPIVGTGLEGKAARDSRLQITAEGRGVVEFVDANEIHVRYERDEMQKLVSFEDDLKIYHLTKFVKTNQSTCINLRPAVKKGQQLEFGDFLTEGYATRGGELALGRNMKVAFMPWKGYNFEDAIVISERVGREDLFTSIHIDEYELEVRDTKLGEEELTPDIPNVSEEATKDLDQNGIIRVGAHIKEGDILIGKITPRGESDPSPEEKLLRAIFGDKASDAKDASLKAPPSTEGVVIDKKLFSRAKKDKNSKTREKAALEKLEKVHQKNEEDLLEVLMSKLLTLLKDKTSQGITNTYGEVLISKGSKFSSKNLANIDFQNVNPLGWTTDDVTNDQINTLLHNYNIKYNEELGRYKREKFNISIGDELPAGVLKLAKVYLASKRKLKVGDKMAGRHGNKGIVAKIVRDEDMPFLEDGTPVDIVLNPLGVPSRMNLGQIYETVLGWAGLKMGIRFATPIFDGATTEEIAGYIDNAGLPSFGHTYLYDGETGERFHQKATVGVIYMLKLSHMVDDKMHARSIGPYSLITQQPLGGKAQFGGQRFGEMEVWALEAYGASNILQELLTIKSDDIVGRAKAYESIVKGDNIPKAGVPESFNVLIHELRGLGLDLKFE, from the coding sequence ATGTCTCTAAAAAAAGCCCAAACAAGTGAAAGAATAAACTTTGGAAAGATCAAACAAGTAACTGAGACACCGGATCTGTTGGCTATCCAAATTCAATCTTTCAAGGATTTCTTCCAGTTAGAAACCACACCAGACAAGCGTAACAATGAAGGCCTTTTTAAAGTATTCAAGGAGAACTTCCCGATCACAGATACCCGCAATATCTTCAATCTGGAGTTTCTGGACTACTTTGTAGACCCTCCGCGTTATACCATAGAGGAATGTATTGAGCGTGGGCTTACTTATTCTGTACCGCTGAAGGCCAAACTGCGCCTGAGCTGTAACGATGAGGAGCACGTAGACTTCCAGACGATTGTGCAGGACGTGTTCCTTGGGAACATACCCTACATGACTCCAAGAGGTACTTTCGTGATCAATGGGGCCGAGCGTGTAGTTGTATCTCAGCTGCATCGTTCTCCTGGTGTATTCTTCGGTCAGTCTATCCACCCGAACGGTACCAAGATCTACTCTGCAAGGGTGATCCCGTTCAAGGGCGCGTGGATGGAGTTTGCAACTGACATCAACAATGTGATGTATGCATACATTGACCGTAAGAAGAAATTCCCCGTAACTACGCTGTTACGTGCTATCGGGTACGAAACGGATAAGGACATCCTGCAGCTGTTCGGGATGGCTGATGAAGTAAAAGCAGACAAGAAGAGCCTTGATAAATACGCAGGTAAGAAACTGGGTGCCCGTGTACTGAGAAGCTGGGTAGAAGATTTCGTAGATGAAGATACCGGTGAGGTAGTGAGCATCGAACGTAACGAAATCGTGCTGGAGCGTGATAGCATCCTCGATGAAGCAAACATTGAGACGATCGTTGACATGGGTGTGAAGAGTGTATTTGTGCAGAAAGAAGAGGTAAGTGGCGACTTCTCCATCATCTACAATACTTTAAATAAAGATACATCTAACTCCGAGCTGGAAGCCGTTCAGCACATCTACCGTCAATTGCGCGGTGCTGATGCGCCGGATGATGAAACAGCAAGGGGTATCATTGATAAATTATTCTTCTCTGACAAGCGTTATGATCTCGGAGATGTAGGCCGTTATAAGATCAACAGGAAACTGGGTCTGCCTACACCACTGGACATGAAGGTGCTGACCAAAGAAGACATTATCGCGATCATCAAGTACCTGGTGCAGCTGACAAACAGCAAGGCGGAAATCGATGATATCGATCACCTGTCTAACCGTCGTGTACGTACCGTAGGTGAGCAGCTATATGCTCAATTCGGTGTTGGTCTGGCTCGTATGGCCCGTACCATCCGTGAAAGAATGAACGTTCGTGATAATGAAGTATTTACACCGGTAGACCTGATTAACGCGAGGACACTGTCTTCCGTAATCAACTCTTTCTTCGGTACCAGCCAGTTGAGCCAGTTCCTGGATCAAACCAACCCGCTGTCTGAGATCACGCACAAGCGTCGTATCTCCGCGCTGGGCCCCGGTGGTCTGAGTCGTGAAAGAGCAGGTTTCGAGGTACGTGACGTACACTATAGCCACTACGGCCGTCTCTGTACCATTGAAACGCCGGAAGGTCCAAACATCGGTCTGATCTCCACCCTTTGCGTACACGCTAAGGTGAATGATATGGGCTTTATCGAAACTCCTTACCGTAAGGTAAAGAATGGTAAAGTTGATATGGATGCTGTGAAGTTCCTGAGCGCTGAAGAAGAGGATAGTGTGAAGATCGCGCAGGCAAACGCACCATTGGACGAAGTTGGTAACTTCATAAATGATAAGGTGAAATCCCGTGAAACCGGTGACTTCCCAATCCTTGACAGAGAGGAAGTAGAATACATGGACGTGGCTCCGAACCAGATTGTGGGTCTGAGTGCTTCCCTGATTCCGTTCCTTGAGCATGATGATGCCAACCGTGCGTTGATGGGATCAAACATGCAACGTCAGGCAGTACCGCTGATCAATCCACAGGTGCCTATCGTAGGTACTGGCCTGGAAGGAAAGGCAGCCCGTGACTCCCGTTTGCAGATCACTGCTGAGGGTCGTGGTGTGGTAGAATTCGTAGATGCCAATGAAATTCATGTTCGTTACGAGCGTGACGAGATGCAGAAACTGGTATCTTTCGAAGATGATCTGAAGATCTACCACCTGACAAAATTCGTTAAAACCAACCAGAGCACCTGTATCAACCTGCGTCCTGCCGTTAAGAAAGGACAGCAGCTGGAATTCGGTGACTTCCTGACTGAGGGTTATGCAACCCGCGGTGGTGAGTTGGCTCTGGGTCGTAACATGAAAGTGGCGTTCATGCCATGGAAGGGTTACAACTTTGAGGATGCGATTGTAATCTCTGAGCGTGTAGGCCGTGAAGACCTCTTCACATCTATACACATTGATGAATATGAGCTGGAAGTACGTGACACCAAACTGGGTGAAGAAGAACTGACACCAGATATTCCAAACGTAAGTGAGGAAGCAACCAAAGACCTGGATCAGAACGGTATCATCCGTGTAGGTGCGCACATCAAGGAAGGCGACATCCTGATCGGTAAGATCACTCCTCGTGGTGAATCTGATCCTTCTCCTGAAGAAAAACTGCTTCGTGCGATCTTCGGTGATAAGGCTTCCGATGCGAAAGATGCTTCCCTGAAGGCACCTCCAAGCACAGAAGGTGTGGTGATTGACAAGAAATTGTTCAGCCGCGCTAAGAAAGATAAGAACTCCAAGACCCGTGAAAAAGCGGCGCTGGAGAAATTGGAAAAAGTACACCAGAAGAACGAAGAAGACCTGCTGGAAGTGCTGATGAGTAAGCTGTTGACACTGTTGAAGGATAAAACTTCTCAGGGTATTACCAACACTTACGGTGAAGTATTGATCTCCAAAGGCTCTAAGTTCTCTTCCAAGAACCTGGCAAACATCGACTTCCAGAACGTGAACCCACTGGGCTGGACTACAGATGATGTAACCAACGATCAGATCAACACACTGCTGCATAACTATAACATCAAGTACAATGAAGAACTTGGACGTTACAAACGTGAGAAGTTCAACATCAGCATTGGTGATGAGTTACCAGCAGGCGTACTGAAACTGGCTAAGGTATACCTGGCTAGCAAACGTAAGCTGAAAGTGGGTGATAAGATGGCGGGTCGTCACGGTAACAAGGGTATCGTTGCCAAGATTGTACGTGATGAAGACATGCCATTCCTGGAAGACGGTACACCGGTAGATATCGTACTGAACCCACTCGGGGTACCTTCCCGTATGAACCTGGGTCAGATTTACGAAACTGTACTTGGCTGGGCTGGTCTGAAGATGGGAATTAGATTCGCTACTCCTATCTTTGATGGTGCTACTACTGAAGAAATTGCAGGTTATATTGATAATGCAGGTCTGCCAAGCTTCGGCCACACTTACCTGTATGATGGCGAAACCGGTGAGCGTTTCCACCAGAAAGCTACCGTGGGTGTTATCTACATGCTTAAGCTGAGCCACATGGTGGATGATAAGATGCACGCCCGTTCTATCGGACCATACTCCCTCATTACCCAGCAGCCGTTGGGTGGTAAGGCACAGTTCGGTGGTCAGCGTTTTGGTGAGATGGAGGTGTGGGCATTGGAAGCATACGGTGCGTCCAACATTCTGCAGGAGCTGTTAACCATTAAATCTGATGACATTGTAGGCCGTGCCAAAGCTTATGAGTCTATCGTGAAAGGCGATAACATTCCGAAAGCCGGTGTACCTGAATCATTCAACGTATTGATTCATGAGTTACGCGGTCTGGGTCTGGATCTGAAATTTGAATAG
- the rplL gene encoding 50S ribosomal protein L7/L12 — protein sequence MADVKALAEQLVGLTVKEVQELADVLKSEYGIEPAAAAVVVSSEGPAAAAEEKTAFNVILKSAGASKLNVVKIVKDLTGLGLKEAKELVDGAPKELKAGVSKAEAEDLKAKLTEAGAEVEIQ from the coding sequence ATGGCAGACGTTAAAGCATTAGCCGAACAATTAGTAGGTTTAACTGTTAAGGAAGTACAAGAACTGGCAGACGTTCTGAAGAGCGAATATGGTATCGAACCAGCTGCTGCTGCAGTTGTTGTTTCTTCTGAAGGTCCAGCTGCTGCTGCAGAAGAAAAAACTGCCTTCAATGTTATCCTGAAATCTGCAGGTGCTAGCAAACTGAACGTAGTTAAGATCGTTAAGGATCTGACTGGTCTTGGTCTGAAAGAAGCTAAGGAACTGGTAGACGGTGCTCCAAAGGAACTGAAAGCTGGTGTTAGCAAGGCTGAAGCAGAAGATCTGAAAGCTAAGCTGACTGAAGCTGGCGCTGAAGTTGAAATTCAGTAA
- the rplA gene encoding 50S ribosomal protein L1, with the protein MATKKRKVADTKVDKNKIYSLKEASTIVKDINCTKFDSSVDLHIRLGVDPKKADQAIRGSVTLPHGTGKTKRVLVLCTPDKEAAAKEAGADHVGLDEYIQKIEAGWTDIDVIVATPAVMPKIGKLGKILGPRNLMPNPKTGTVTNDVAAAVNEVKGGKITFKVDKAGIIHASIGRVSFAPEKIEQNSQELINAIIKLKPATAKGTYLKGLAMASTMSPAITVDTKSVQN; encoded by the coding sequence ATGGCAACTAAGAAAAGAAAAGTAGCTGATACAAAAGTGGACAAGAACAAGATCTACTCCCTGAAAGAGGCGTCCACAATTGTAAAAGACATTAACTGCACTAAGTTCGACAGCTCTGTCGATTTACATATCCGTCTGGGCGTTGATCCCAAGAAAGCAGACCAGGCTATCCGTGGTTCCGTAACGCTTCCCCACGGTACTGGTAAAACTAAACGCGTTCTGGTACTTTGCACACCTGACAAAGAGGCTGCTGCGAAAGAAGCTGGAGCTGATCACGTTGGTTTGGACGAGTATATCCAGAAGATTGAAGCTGGCTGGACCGATATCGATGTAATCGTAGCAACTCCTGCTGTGATGCCTAAGATCGGTAAGCTGGGTAAGATCCTGGGTCCACGTAACCTGATGCCGAACCCTAAGACTGGTACTGTTACTAACGATGTAGCGGCTGCAGTTAACGAGGTGAAAGGTGGTAAGATCACCTTTAAGGTAGACAAGGCTGGTATCATCCATGCTTCAATTGGTCGTGTATCATTTGCACCTGAAAAGATCGAACAGAATTCTCAGGAGCTGATCAACGCTATCATCAAGCTGAAACCAGCTACTGCTAAGGGTACTTACCTGAAAGGCCTGGCTATGGCGAGCACAATGAGCCCTGCCATCACGGTTGACACTAAATCTGTTCAAAACTAA
- the rplK gene encoding 50S ribosomal protein L11 has product MAKEIATYVKLQVKGGAANPAPPIGPALGSKGVNIMEFCKQFNARTQDKAGKVLPVLLTVYTDKSFDFVIKTPPAAVQLLEAAKLQSGSKEPNRNKVGKVTWAQVEAIATDKMADLNCFTKESAMKMVAGTARSMGITVDGNAPWSN; this is encoded by the coding sequence ATGGCAAAAGAGATCGCTACGTACGTGAAATTGCAGGTTAAAGGCGGCGCGGCCAACCCTGCACCTCCGATTGGTCCTGCCTTGGGTTCCAAGGGTGTGAACATCATGGAGTTCTGTAAGCAGTTCAATGCCCGTACCCAGGATAAAGCTGGTAAGGTATTGCCTGTATTGCTGACAGTTTACACAGACAAGTCTTTTGATTTCGTAATTAAGACTCCTCCTGCAGCTGTACAGTTGCTGGAAGCAGCCAAATTGCAGAGTGGTTCCAAAGAGCCAAACCGTAACAAGGTTGGTAAAGTTACCTGGGCTCAGGTAGAAGCTATCGCTACAGATAAGATGGCTGACCTGAACTGTTTCACTAAAGAAAGCGCCATGAAGATGGTAGCTGGTACTGCCCGTTCTATGGGTATTACTGTGGATGGTAACGCTCCGTGGAGCAACTAA
- the rplJ gene encoding 50S ribosomal protein L10 — protein MNKDQKNEVIELLKSKFSQYSNFYITNTESLTVEQVNSLRRVCFDKNVEMKVAKNTLIKKALESLDAEKYAGVYDALNGVTALMFSDSPKEPAVIISSFRKDNKKTEKPELKAAFVGDEIYTGDAQLANLVKIKTKNELIGDVIGLLQSPAKRVIAGLLEKAKKEGAGEAVAPAAE, from the coding sequence ATGAACAAAGATCAAAAAAATGAAGTGATTGAACTGCTGAAAAGTAAGTTCTCTCAATATAGCAACTTCTACATCACAAACACTGAGTCTCTGACTGTTGAGCAGGTTAACTCTCTGCGTCGTGTTTGTTTTGACAAGAACGTGGAAATGAAGGTGGCTAAGAACACCCTCATTAAGAAAGCGCTGGAATCTCTGGATGCTGAGAAATATGCAGGTGTATATGATGCACTGAATGGTGTAACTGCCCTGATGTTCTCTGATTCTCCAAAGGAACCGGCAGTGATCATCTCTTCTTTCCGTAAGGATAACAAGAAGACTGAAAAACCTGAGCTGAAAGCTGCATTCGTAGGTGATGAAATCTACACTGGCGATGCGCAACTGGCTAACCTGGTTAAGATCAAGACCAAGAACGAACTCATTGGAGACGTTATCGGTCTGTTGCAATCTCCTGCTAAGCGTGTTATCGCTGGTTTGCTCGAGAAAGCAAAGAAAGAGGGCGCAGGTGAAGCTGTTGCTCCAGCAGCTGAATAA
- the rpoC gene encoding DNA-directed RNA polymerase subunit beta' gives MAIKKENRPKSNFNSITISLASPDSILERSYGEVLKPETINYRTYKPERDGLFCERIFGPVKDYECYCGKYKRIRYKGIVCDRCGVEVTEKKVRRERMGHIRLVVPVVHIWYFKSLPNKIGYLLGMSSKKLETIVYYERYVIIQAGAKQEKGLNYGDLLTEEEYLDILDTLPKDNQLLSDDDPNKFIAKMGAEAVEMMLARIDLDGLSYQLRNQAATETSQQRKAEALKRLSVVEAFREANGRVENRPEWMVMQYIPVVPPELRPLVPLDGGRFASSDLNDLYRRVIIRNNRLKRLIEIKAPEVILRNEKRMLQEAVDSLFDNSRKSNAVKAEGGRALKSLSDVLKGKQGRFRQNLLGKRVDYSGRSVIVVGPELKLHECGLPKDMAAELFKPFIIRKLIERGIVKTVKSAKKLVDRKEAVVWDILENVLKGHPVMLNRAPTLHRLSIQAFQPKLVEGKAIQLHPLVCSAFNADFDGDQMAVHVPLSNAAVLEAQLLMLSSHNILNPQNGTPITLPSQDMVLGLYYITKGKKSTPTEKVEGEGMAFYSAEEVIIAYNEQKVNLHANIRVKANVRNDKGEIVNKLIETTVGRVIFNQHVPKEAGYVNALLTKKSLREIIGDIIKYTDIPKTAKFLDDIKQLGFRTAFRGGLSFNINDLIIPEVKQLMIDGAASEVDEVWDNYNMGLITNNERYNQIIDIWSRVDTKVTETLIRELANDKQGFNSVYMMLDSGARGSKQQIKQLAGLRGLMAKPRKSGSTGSEIIENPILSNFKDGLNVLEYFISTHGARKGLADTALKTADAGYLTRRLVDVAQDVVINEEDCGTLRGIATSALKDNEEIVEPLYDRILGRTSLQDVFDPHTEELIVEAGGIIDEDIAHRIEHSSIDTVEIRSVLTCESRRGVCVKCYGKNLATGYTTQRGDAVGIIAAQSIGEPGTQLTLRTFHVGGVAGSTSVDTGLQAKFEGTVQFDGLRTTTYENNDGEKVQVVIGRTGELRIVDVKNDRLLITNNIPYGSTLLVKDGQKVVKGDVICTWDPYNAVIVSEIAGNIRFDSIIEGITFREEADEQTGHREKVVIETKDKNKIPSLFVDGNKEVKSYNLPVGSHIVIEEGETVRAGQVIVKIPRILGKLRDITGGLPRVTELFEARNPSNPAIVSEIDGVVAFGNIKRGNREIIIESREGQIKKYLVPLTRHILVQDGDFVKAGTALSDGSITPADILSIKGPFAVQEYLVNEIQEVYRLQGVKINDKHIEVIVRQMMRKVNIEDPGDTRFLEGDTTDKFEFFEENDHIFDKKVVTEAGESTVLKAGQIVTLRQVREENSLLRRSDRKLVEFRDAKPATSSPLLQGITKASLGTHSWISAASFQETTKVLSSAAINGKIDDMLGLKENVITGHLIPAGTGLREFENMIVGSKEEYDILASSKEVFQFDEEE, from the coding sequence ATGGCCATCAAGAAAGAAAATCGTCCTAAATCAAACTTTAATAGCATTACCATTAGCCTGGCGTCTCCGGATAGCATCCTGGAGCGTTCCTATGGGGAAGTGCTGAAGCCGGAAACCATCAACTACCGTACTTATAAGCCGGAGCGTGATGGTTTGTTCTGCGAAAGGATATTCGGCCCTGTAAAGGACTATGAGTGTTACTGCGGTAAATACAAACGTATCCGTTATAAGGGTATCGTATGTGACCGTTGTGGTGTGGAAGTGACTGAAAAGAAAGTACGTCGCGAAAGAATGGGCCACATCCGCCTGGTTGTACCTGTTGTTCATATCTGGTATTTTAAATCTCTTCCAAATAAGATCGGTTACCTGCTGGGTATGAGCTCCAAGAAACTGGAGACTATCGTGTATTATGAAAGATACGTGATCATCCAGGCTGGTGCTAAACAGGAGAAAGGCCTGAATTATGGTGACCTCCTGACCGAAGAAGAATATCTCGACATCCTGGATACCCTGCCAAAGGATAACCAGCTGCTGAGTGATGATGATCCTAACAAGTTCATCGCTAAGATGGGTGCTGAAGCGGTAGAAATGATGCTGGCCAGAATTGATCTGGATGGCCTTTCTTACCAGCTGCGTAACCAGGCTGCAACTGAAACCAGCCAGCAACGTAAAGCGGAAGCCCTGAAACGCCTGAGCGTAGTAGAAGCTTTCCGTGAAGCAAATGGTCGTGTTGAAAACCGTCCTGAATGGATGGTCATGCAATATATCCCTGTTGTTCCACCAGAACTGCGTCCGTTAGTTCCATTGGACGGTGGTCGTTTCGCGTCTTCTGACCTGAACGATCTGTACCGCAGGGTAATTATCCGTAACAACCGTCTGAAACGCCTGATCGAGATCAAGGCACCAGAGGTGATCCTGCGTAACGAAAAACGTATGCTGCAGGAAGCGGTTGACTCCCTCTTCGATAACAGCCGTAAATCAAATGCGGTGAAAGCGGAAGGTGGTCGTGCACTGAAATCTCTCTCCGATGTACTGAAAGGTAAACAAGGTCGTTTCCGTCAGAACTTGCTTGGTAAACGTGTTGACTATTCCGGTCGTTCCGTAATCGTGGTAGGTCCTGAACTGAAACTGCATGAATGTGGTCTGCCAAAAGATATGGCGGCAGAGCTGTTCAAACCATTTATCATTCGTAAGCTGATCGAAAGAGGTATCGTTAAGACTGTAAAATCTGCGAAGAAACTGGTAGACAGGAAGGAAGCAGTAGTTTGGGATATCCTTGAAAACGTACTGAAAGGACACCCGGTGATGCTGAACCGTGCTCCAACGCTGCACCGTCTCTCCATCCAGGCATTCCAGCCTAAACTGGTGGAAGGTAAAGCGATCCAGCTGCACCCGCTCGTGTGTTCTGCGTTCAACGCGGATTTCGATGGTGACCAGATGGCGGTACACGTACCGTTGAGCAATGCTGCGGTCCTGGAAGCACAGTTGCTGATGCTGTCTTCACATAACATCCTCAACCCACAGAATGGTACACCAATCACCCTGCCTTCACAGGACATGGTCCTTGGTCTGTACTACATCACCAAGGGTAAGAAATCTACCCCTACTGAAAAAGTAGAAGGTGAGGGTATGGCCTTCTATTCTGCAGAAGAGGTGATCATCGCTTATAACGAACAGAAAGTGAACCTGCACGCTAACATCCGCGTAAAGGCAAACGTTCGTAACGATAAGGGTGAGATCGTAAACAAACTGATCGAAACCACAGTAGGTCGTGTGATCTTTAACCAGCACGTTCCAAAAGAAGCTGGTTATGTAAACGCACTGCTGACCAAGAAATCACTGCGTGAGATCATTGGTGACATCATCAAATACACTGACATCCCGAAAACTGCGAAGTTCCTGGATGATATCAAGCAATTAGGTTTCCGTACGGCGTTCCGTGGTGGTCTGTCCTTCAACATCAATGACCTGATCATCCCTGAGGTGAAACAACTGATGATTGACGGTGCAGCCAGCGAGGTTGACGAAGTATGGGATAACTATAACATGGGTCTGATCACGAATAACGAACGTTATAACCAGATTATCGATATCTGGTCTCGTGTGGATACCAAGGTAACTGAAACGCTGATCCGCGAGCTGGCGAATGACAAGCAGGGCTTCAACTCTGTGTACATGATGCTTGACTCCGGTGCGCGTGGTTCCAAACAGCAGATCAAGCAGCTGGCAGGTCTGAGAGGATTGATGGCCAAGCCACGTAAGAGTGGTTCTACCGGTTCAGAGATCATCGAAAACCCGATCCTGTCCAACTTTAAGGATGGTCTGAACGTATTGGAATACTTCATCTCTACGCACGGTGCGCGTAAAGGTCTTGCGGATACGGCGTTGAAAACAGCGGATGCTGGTTATCTGACCCGTCGTCTCGTAGACGTTGCACAGGACGTGGTGATCAACGAAGAAGACTGTGGTACACTGCGTGGTATCGCTACTTCAGCGCTGAAAGACAATGAAGAAATCGTAGAACCATTATACGATCGTATCCTGGGCCGTACATCCCTGCAGGATGTATTTGATCCTCATACCGAAGAGCTGATCGTGGAAGCAGGTGGAATAATCGATGAGGATATCGCTCACCGTATCGAACACAGTTCAATTGACACTGTTGAGATCCGTTCCGTACTGACTTGCGAAAGCCGCAGAGGTGTGTGTGTGAAGTGTTATGGTAAGAACCTGGCAACCGGTTATACAACTCAGCGTGGTGATGCAGTAGGTATCATCGCTGCTCAGTCCATCGGTGAGCCTGGTACTCAGCTGACACTGCGTACCTTCCACGTGGGTGGTGTGGCTGGTTCTACATCTGTAGATACCGGTCTGCAAGCTAAGTTCGAAGGTACCGTACAATTCGATGGTCTGCGTACTACTACATACGAAAACAACGATGGTGAAAAAGTACAGGTGGTAATTGGCCGTACAGGTGAATTACGTATCGTAGACGTGAAGAACGATCGTCTGCTGATCACCAACAACATCCCTTACGGTTCTACACTGCTGGTAAAAGATGGCCAGAAGGTAGTGAAAGGTGATGTAATCTGTACATGGGATCCATACAACGCCGTTATCGTATCTGAAATCGCTGGTAACATCCGTTTTGATAGCATCATCGAAGGTATCACCTTCCGTGAAGAGGCTGACGAACAGACTGGTCACCGTGAGAAAGTGGTTATCGAAACCAAGGATAAGAACAAGATCCCTTCCCTGTTCGTAGATGGTAACAAGGAAGTGAAATCATATAACTTACCAGTAGGTTCCCACATCGTAATCGAAGAAGGTGAAACGGTAAGAGCAGGTCAGGTAATCGTGAAGATCCCACGTATCCTCGGTAAACTGAGAGATATCACAGGTGGTCTGCCACGTGTAACTGAACTGTTTGAAGCACGTAACCCAAGCAACCCTGCTATCGTATCTGAGATCGATGGTGTTGTTGCTTTCGGTAACATCAAACGTGGTAACCGTGAGATCATCATCGAAAGCCGCGAAGGTCAGATCAAGAAATACCTGGTGCCATTGACACGTCATATCCTGGTACAGGATGGTGACTTCGTGAAAGCGGGTACTGCATTGTCTGATGGTTCTATCACTCCGGCTGATATCCTCTCCATCAAGGGTCCGTTTGCTGTACAGGAATACCTGGTAAATGAGATTCAGGAGGTTTACCGCTTACAGGGTGTGAAGATCAACGACAAGCATATTGAGGTGATCGTACGCCAGATGATGCGTAAGGTGAACATCGAAGATCCGGGCGATACCCGCTTCCTCGAAGGAGATACCACTGATAAGTTTGAATTCTTTGAAGAAAACGACCATATATTCGATAAGAAGGTTGTAACAGAAGCTGGCGAGTCAACAGTGTTGAAAGCTGGTCAGATTGTTACCCTGCGCCAGGTAAGAGAAGAAAACTCTCTGCTGCGCCGTTCGGACAGGAAACTGGTTGAGTTCCGCGATGCGAAACCAGCTACTTCCAGCCCGCTGCTGCAAGGTATTACCAAGGCGTCTCTGGGTACACATAGCTGGATCTCTGCTGCGTCCTTCCAGGAAACTACCAAGGTACTGTCTTCTGCTGCCATCAACGGTAAGATAGATGACATGCTGGGTCTGAAGGAGAATGTGATCACAGGTCACCTGATCCCTGCAGGTACAGGTTTACGTGAGTTCGAAAACATGATCGTAGGTTCCAAAGAAGAATACGATATCCTGGCATCTTCTAAAGAAGTGTTCCAGTTCGATGAAGAAGAATAA